The following is a genomic window from Legionellales bacterium.
GCGTAACACACATATTGCTGCTGTAATTTTTCGTATAAAATTTTCGGCATTTTTGCAAATACCATATTCGCTTCCACGGCAAAGGCAGGGCTTATCGCACACCGCGTTAATAATTGATCCGCGAGATAGTGTGCCATGCCATTGGCGTGTGCCGCATTGGTCAACCAGCGATTTTCCTGCAATAAAGCGTGAAATTGTGCGCTTAAAAATCGCATTTTAGAGAGTAATTGTAAATGTTGCTTTTGAATAAAGGCAAATTCCTGCGCTAATTCTGCATTTAAAAAAATTAAGGCATCTGCTGCCAATAAACCATTTTTAGTGCCACCAAAGGTAAATGCATCAATCTTCAAATCGCTAATCATTTCTTTTAACGAACAGTTTAGATAAGCGCAGGCATTGGCTAGACGTGCGCCATCGAGATAGACGTAGCAATGATGTTGATGGGCAAGATTTACGATTTCGCGAATTTCAGCTAAGGAATAAACTAAACCGTATTCTGTAGCTTGAGTAATGGCGATTACTTTGGGTAAATTACTATGCGGAAATTCTAAATGCTCTAATGTA
Proteins encoded in this region:
- a CDS encoding aminotransferase class I/II-fold pyridoxal phosphate-dependent enzyme, with amino-acid sequence MSTPSYAFASDNTAAIDPHVLTALQNINHGYAASYGEDELTQSVSDQIQALLGQPAQTFLLTNGTATNTLAMIAMMKSHHAIICDDKAHINHHECGSIEKLVGAKIYPVYSHDHKLTPALIASTLEHLEFPHSNLPKVIAITQATEYGLVYSLAEIREIVNLAHQHHCYVYLDGARLANACAYLNCSLKEMISDLKIDAFTFGGTKNGLLAADALIFLNAELAQEFAFIQKQHLQLLSKMRFLSAQFHALLQENRWLTNAAHANGMAHYLADQLLTRCAISPAFAVEANMVFAKMPKILYEKLQQQYVCYAVDPHQAIIRLVCSFSTTKAEVDQFICSLERSAA